Proteins from a single region of Belliella baltica DSM 15883:
- a CDS encoding glycosyltransferase family 4 protein, with protein MPKLIRITTVPLSLKLLLSGQMKFMKDSGWEVLMVSADGREINEVVKREKSSHHIIPFTRQITPFWDLYCLWLLFRLFRKEKPDVVHTHTPKAGLLGMIAAKFAGVKVRIHTVAGLPYMAAEKNKKSLLIKAEKWTYKYATHIWPNSESLKDFILTEKLIGESKVEVLGSGSSNGVDLDIYNRSSLKENHLVAATMRVMPGENEFIILAVGRLVKDKGIEELVKAFLDSKIVNRAKLVLLGSFEQELNPIDDQILRQIQDHPRIVQIEWTDHVSHYMAISDILVHASHREGFPNVLLEAGAMQLPIICSNIIGNKDVVTDRKTGLMFPVKKVDVLKDALEFAYVKREYMQQLAGNLHQEIVTKYDRKVMHALILENYNKLLSEN; from the coding sequence ATGCCAAAATTAATTCGAATCACGACTGTTCCGCTTTCGCTCAAACTTTTACTTTCTGGACAGATGAAGTTTATGAAAGATTCCGGCTGGGAAGTGCTCATGGTAAGTGCTGATGGAAGAGAAATCAACGAGGTAGTCAAAAGAGAAAAATCCTCGCATCACATTATTCCTTTTACGAGGCAAATTACTCCTTTTTGGGATTTATATTGTTTGTGGTTGTTGTTTAGGCTTTTTAGAAAAGAGAAGCCAGATGTTGTCCATACCCATACTCCTAAGGCAGGATTGTTAGGAATGATTGCAGCAAAATTTGCAGGTGTAAAGGTGCGGATTCATACAGTTGCAGGTTTACCCTACATGGCTGCTGAAAAAAACAAAAAGAGTCTCCTGATTAAAGCAGAAAAGTGGACATACAAGTATGCAACTCATATTTGGCCAAATTCCGAATCATTAAAGGATTTTATTCTTACTGAAAAATTGATAGGAGAAAGTAAAGTAGAAGTACTTGGGTCAGGTTCAAGCAATGGAGTAGATCTTGATATTTACAATAGGTCCTCCCTCAAAGAAAATCACTTAGTAGCAGCTACAATGCGAGTGATGCCTGGAGAAAATGAATTTATCATATTGGCAGTCGGGAGGTTGGTCAAGGACAAAGGAATAGAGGAGTTAGTAAAAGCCTTCTTAGATTCTAAAATTGTCAATCGAGCTAAATTAGTGTTATTGGGGTCTTTTGAACAAGAACTCAACCCAATAGATGATCAAATTCTAAGACAAATTCAAGATCATCCAAGAATCGTACAGATTGAGTGGACAGATCATGTTTCTCACTACATGGCGATTTCAGATATTCTGGTTCATGCTTCACACAGAGAAGGTTTTCCAAACGTGCTTTTGGAAGCAGGAGCGATGCAATTACCAATCATTTGTTCCAATATTATTGGAAACAAAGACGTAGTCACTGATAGAAAAACCGGATTGATGTTTCCAGTTAAAAAAGTAGATGTCTTGAAAGATGCACTCGAATTTGCCTATGTCAAAAGAGAATATATGCAGCAATTGGCGGGAAATCTTCATCAGGAGATCGTGACCAAATATGATAGAAAAGTAATGCATGCACTAATTTTAGAAAATTACAATAAGCTCTTGTCAGAGAATTGA
- a CDS encoding NAD-dependent epimerase: MKYFITGTAGFIGFHLTNALIERGDEVYGVDNINDYYDVNLKYARLEAAGIKRDDVAFGKAVKSQTLKGYTFMQLDIADKAKIFEIFKEEKIDVVVNLAAQAGVRYSLENPDAYLQANIQGFMNILEACRNYPVKHLVYASSSSVYGSNTKMPFSTSDNVDHPVSLYAATKKSNELMAHTYSHLFNIPTTGLRFFTVYGPWGRPDMALFLFADAMSKNEPIKVFNHGKMKRDFTYVADIVEGIIRVSDKPASPNTAWEGNQPDPGSSKAPYKVYNIGNSNPVELMDYIKALEKALGKEAEKEMLPLQAGDVPATFADVSDLKRDTGYQPQTPVVEGVAKFVEWYKAFYQK; encoded by the coding sequence ATGAAATATTTTATAACAGGAACAGCAGGCTTTATCGGATTTCACCTCACTAATGCGCTTATCGAAAGAGGCGATGAGGTTTATGGGGTGGATAATATCAACGATTATTATGATGTAAATCTGAAATATGCCCGTCTTGAAGCTGCTGGAATCAAGCGAGATGATGTAGCTTTCGGAAAAGCTGTAAAATCACAAACATTGAAAGGCTATACTTTTATGCAATTGGATATTGCAGACAAAGCCAAGATTTTTGAGATCTTCAAAGAAGAAAAAATAGATGTAGTGGTGAATTTGGCTGCTCAAGCAGGAGTGAGGTATTCTTTGGAAAACCCTGATGCCTATCTTCAGGCCAACATTCAAGGGTTTATGAATATTTTGGAAGCTTGCAGAAATTACCCAGTGAAACACTTGGTGTATGCATCTTCCAGTTCTGTCTATGGCTCCAATACCAAAATGCCTTTTTCAACTTCAGACAATGTTGATCATCCTGTAAGCTTATATGCTGCAACCAAAAAATCCAATGAATTGATGGCGCATACTTATAGCCATTTGTTCAATATTCCTACTACAGGACTTCGGTTTTTTACAGTTTATGGACCTTGGGGAAGACCTGATATGGCATTGTTTCTTTTTGCAGATGCGATGAGTAAAAATGAACCAATCAAGGTATTCAATCATGGTAAAATGAAAAGAGATTTTACTTATGTTGCTGATATCGTAGAAGGAATCATCAGAGTCTCCGATAAACCCGCAAGTCCAAATACAGCTTGGGAAGGAAATCAACCCGATCCAGGAAGCTCCAAAGCACCTTACAAAGTTTACAATATTGGAAACAGTAATCCAGTAGAATTGATGGATTATATCAAGGCATTGGAAAAAGCTTTGGGTAAAGAGGCAGAAAAAGAAATGCTACCACTACAAGCAGGAGATGTTCCCGCCACATTTGCTGATGTAAGTGACTTGAAACGTGATACAGGTTATCAGCCACAGACTCCTGTTGTAGAGGGTGTTGCCAAGTTTGTGGAGTGGTATAAAGCTTTTTATCAAA
- a CDS encoding potassium channel family protein has product MKFLSAQITLLLNNRSDRRNLKILFRFIMILLVMITVFSIMFHFLMMREGQNFSYVTGFYWTLTVMSTLGFGDITFHSDAGRLFSIVVLLSGMLFLLVLFPFTFINFFYSPWMKAQEQTKVPSELPKNTSGHVILTRYGTITEALIKKLDRFNYNYVVLVSDFQEGLRLRELGVKVMLGNLVDPEAYMAARVENAALVATTESDVLNTNVAFTVRGVSKNVPIIATCSSEHSVDILKLAGSNQVLQLGEILGVFLSRRANGGDARAHVIGKFDELQIAEAMVTGSSLIGKMLKETNLRQEIGVSVVGLWERGKFKSPQPETLISETTVLVLAGSQVQIDQYNNKHGVKSDINSPVIIIGEGRVGRATARALANRQIDYRIIEKDVTRIYDREKTIFGDAAELEILQIAGIKDSPCVIITTHDDDVNVYLTIYCRMLRSDIQVITRSSLERNLGTMHRAGADFVMSYASMGANTILNLLQRSDILMVAEGLDLIKVKVPQKLEGRSIMESSIRKETGCTVIAIRANEEVNINPDPHTLLAKNSEIILIGTVESENRFFEIYGK; this is encoded by the coding sequence ATGAAATTTCTATCTGCCCAAATCACACTTCTTTTAAACAACAGATCTGATAGACGAAATCTTAAGATTCTGTTTAGGTTTATTATGATTTTACTCGTGATGATTACTGTTTTCTCAATTATGTTTCATTTTTTAATGATGCGCGAGGGGCAAAATTTTTCTTACGTAACTGGCTTTTACTGGACTTTGACAGTTATGTCTACCCTAGGTTTTGGTGATATCACTTTTCATAGTGACGCAGGTCGCTTATTTTCAATTGTCGTCTTATTATCAGGGATGCTTTTTCTATTGGTATTATTCCCATTTACATTTATCAACTTTTTTTATTCCCCTTGGATGAAAGCCCAAGAGCAAACCAAAGTACCAAGTGAATTACCGAAAAATACAAGTGGGCATGTTATCTTGACTAGATATGGGACGATAACAGAGGCTTTAATTAAAAAACTTGATCGTTTCAATTACAATTATGTAGTGCTTGTTTCTGATTTTCAAGAGGGTTTGCGTCTAAGAGAGCTTGGTGTCAAAGTGATGCTAGGGAATTTGGTAGATCCAGAAGCTTACATGGCAGCTAGAGTAGAAAATGCCGCATTGGTAGCAACTACAGAGTCAGATGTTTTGAATACTAATGTGGCATTTACTGTTAGAGGTGTTTCGAAAAATGTCCCAATTATAGCAACATGTAGTTCAGAACATTCGGTTGACATTCTCAAGTTAGCGGGGAGTAATCAAGTCTTGCAATTAGGCGAGATTTTGGGTGTATTTCTTTCTCGTAGGGCGAATGGAGGTGATGCTAGAGCACATGTGATTGGAAAATTTGATGAATTGCAAATTGCAGAGGCAATGGTCACTGGGTCCTCTTTGATAGGAAAAATGCTCAAAGAAACAAACCTTCGTCAAGAAATAGGTGTGAGTGTAGTAGGTTTATGGGAAAGAGGAAAGTTCAAATCTCCACAACCTGAAACACTGATTTCAGAAACCACGGTCTTGGTTTTGGCAGGATCACAAGTTCAAATAGACCAATACAATAATAAACATGGAGTAAAATCTGACATCAATTCACCTGTAATCATCATAGGTGAAGGCAGAGTAGGTCGGGCAACTGCAAGAGCTTTAGCTAATAGACAAATTGATTACAGAATCATTGAAAAGGATGTCACTCGGATTTACGATAGAGAGAAGACAATTTTTGGAGATGCGGCAGAATTGGAAATTCTCCAAATAGCCGGTATCAAAGATTCTCCTTGTGTCATTATCACGACCCATGATGATGATGTGAATGTTTATTTGACGATTTATTGCAGAATGCTTCGGTCAGACATTCAAGTGATTACAAGGTCTTCATTGGAGCGCAACCTTGGGACAATGCATCGTGCTGGAGCAGACTTTGTGATGTCCTATGCCTCAATGGGGGCAAATACAATTTTAAATCTCTTGCAGAGATCAGACATTTTGATGGTAGCTGAGGGACTGGATTTAATCAAAGTGAAGGTTCCACAAAAACTGGAAGGTAGATCAATTATGGAGTCTTCCATAAGAAAGGAAACAGGTTGTACAGTGATTGCAATTAGAGCAAATGAAGAAGTGAACATCAATCCTGATCCGCATACTCTTTTGGCGAAAAATTCAGAAATCATATTGATCGGCACAGTAGAATCTGAAAATAGATTTTTTGAAATCTATGGGAAATAG